CAGCATCCAGCATCACAGTCAAGTTTCTTCAGAAGTCCGGACCTCTGAGTACCTCACCAGCATGCCACCCCTACCTGTAGAGTGCCTCGACATTGACGGAGACTGGAGCACGTTGCCAgtcatttttgaagatagataTGTAGATTTTCCTTATAAAGGTGCATCACATGTACttcgtccttccgtccttccgtccttccgtccttccgtccttccgtccttccgtccttccgtccttccgtccgtccgtccgtccgtccgtccgtccgtccgtccgtccgtcctccctccctccctccctccctccctccctccctccctccctccctccgtccgtccgtccgtccgtccgtccgtccgtccgtccttccttccttccttccttccttccttccttccttccttccttccttccttccttccttccttccttccttccatccttccttccatccttccttccttccttccttccttccttccttccttccttccttccttccttccttccttccttccttccactgtgTCTCTTGCAGTAAATGAATGATATAACTGTAGCACATTAACCATACTCACAAGCTATTCATGCTAAGGATTTCTGGGTGACATAGTGCAGAAAATAGTTCCTAGTAAACTGCAACCAATTATTTTACCAGTTGTGTGGGTTCAGAGGCATTGCTGATatcaggcagtttttttcccctctaaagaAGGAACATATTTGCTGTTTTGGATAACAATCAGATTTGGGAACATTAATTGTTCTGGTTCTggagggctttccgggctgtgtggccatggtctggtggatcttgttcctaacatttcgcctgcatctgtggctggcatcttcagaggtgtatcacagagagaagtctgtttcacattgtgtctagtgagaagggaatgtttagtggggtatatattgtccatgtcccaggatatATGGCATGGTCTCTTCTCTGCTCTTCCCTTGCTATCCTTAGCAATTGGGAGATAACCCTTTGCCACAAATTCAGAGCTCGCTGCAAATTCCTTCTCAAGCCATACATCTCTGGAATATTGCCCCAAATTAAAGGTTCATTTTTATTATAACATCCTTAGGTAACATTCTTGGGATGGGAGTGGAAGTTTATACATCGTCGCACactaatatttacaaaataattatttgttttttGCAGGAACAACAAAGTGTATGAagtgtacattttttttcatgaaaaagcactaaaatgcttctgttttttctcctccccctgtCTCTTTCAGTTCAGGGCTTAGACATTTTGTCAACCTATGTGGTTTCGGCTGTAGACAATTTACAAGTGGACTTAGCAAATACAAACGAGTTGCCCTCTTCAAGTGATCACACTGAACTAGCAAAAGAAGTTTTCCCGGAAGATACCCCATTCATCATCCATACAGACAGGATAAACAGGAAATCAATGTATACTTGCCGCTATCCGGAGAAAGATTCCTCTGTGGCCGAGGGTTTCAAGGACCACAACACAACTCAGGTATATGGAATAAATGGAGATGGTCGCACCCCTGGAAACCTCTCAGCCCCTGTTAGCAATGTTATCTCTGGTATGCAATCCGATCTTTTGAAAACTACTACAGTAGGCCTTAGGACACCCATGGAATTTTTAGAAAATGATAAACACACAACAGGGGAGACACCTTTGAATGTAAACCTATCTGATAATGGCGTCCTTGCAGAAGAACCAGCGCTAGTCATGACGGCCCTCTATAACGGCGGCCCATGTGTACCACACACACTTTTGGAGGGGTCTGAATCCAGCTGGTCCACCAAACATGGCGGGTCTCCTGTCCCTTCAGACAACCTCCCACTTAACGAACAGATGGGTCTTGAGAAAGCAGTGGATGATCCAGGAGGTGAGGCCATCGAGCCTGCCTTGAGCACCTTGGATATAAATATCCAtgttgactccctgaaccaaacagaagatggggaagaggcggaCTCTCTTCAGAAGGAGCCAAGGGGGCGGCTGTGCGAAGAGTTCACTTTGACGCTGGGGGCCATCAAGAGATCTTCATCGTTGATCTCGGACTCAGGAATCGAAAGCGAGCCCAGTTCGGTCGCTTGGTCGGACGTGCGGAGCAAGGCCTCGGGGCTGCCCAGCGATCAGGAGACGCTCCACCAGCTTGTCAGGAGGCACGCGGTCCACCGGAACTCCCTGGAGGGCGGGCACACAGAAAGCAACACGAGTTTGCCCAGCGGCATACAAGCCTCCCTCACCTCGATCAGTTCTTTGCCGTACGAGGAGGAAGAGCGGGAGGTGGAACTCAACAAGTTAACCAAATCGATTTCTGCCCCTCAGATCAGTAGCCCTGAGGAGTCGGTAGAGGATAAGGATATATCCAAATGTGCAGAAAACCCCTCAGACCTCACAGAGGGACCATGTGTGGAGATAAGATGCGCCACAACGTTAACAGGAAGCATTCCTGATTGTCAAGGTGACCGAGAAAGCAACGGGTCATACATGCCCACAACCGTTGACTTGGAGGAAAATGGCCGCCATTCTCACTCATCCAAAGATGTCGATGGCTTTCCAGAGATGGACCATAGACTGGAAGGTGGAAGAGAACTTGATGTTTTGAAACAAAATTTGGACGGCACAGTTCACCTCAGTGGGTTCGGGGAGGAGAGAAATGTATATGTGGGCCACAGTCTGTATGCTGCAGAGTCTTTCTCACACGATGAGGATCAGACACTAGACTTTTGCTATCCCATTCCTTCCTCCTCAGAGGGAGTGCCCCAAGATGTCTCCTCAAAGGATTCCTGTGGCAGCCCAGTTACCGGCAACAAAACCGCAACGTGCGATTTGGAAACACCTACCTTTCAAGAAATTGAACTAGACAACAGGCCTGGAAGTGAACCGCACTGTGCTGAGCCTGAAAAAGGAGTGCTCAGAACTGGGGCCAGTGGTACAGGGTGCCACGCTGTGGTACCAGAAGCGTTGGTTCTTGAGAGCAAAAAGGCCGTTGAGGTGACCAACTTGTCTGTTTCGTGCACGGCAACGTGTCTTCCCTTTTCTTCCATCCTTAAAGATTCCCCGCCCATGGCTGGCTTTTCCTCCAAGCAAACCACATCTCCCATCACCCACCAACCGGTGGGCTCCTTTGGAGTTGTCTCCTGTGAGTCCAGAGATGCAGATGAAGAAACCAACGAAAGAATGCTTAGGTAAGACTGGTTGAGGGAAAAAGGTTAGTTATACAATTCTGCAGAtgcctgccatttttaaaaaaacctttatattcaggcatgaggaagaagaagaagagtttggatttacatcccccctttctctcctgcaggagactcaaaggggctgacaatctccttgcccttcccccctcacaacaaacaccctgtgaggtaggtggggctgagagagctccgagaagctgtgactagccccaggtcacccagctggcgtgtgtgggagtgtacaggctaatctgcattccccagataagcctccacagctcaggcggcagagctgggaatcaaacccggttcctccagattagatacatgagctcttaacctcctacaccagaGGATCTATcaccaggggtgggggcaggaggccttTTTGGCCTGGCCGTCACATTTGCGGAGGGCCTCAAATTTAACCTTCTGGCGTTATTTCCAAATGTGAAGGGCCTCAAAGTTAGCCTTCTGGTGTTATTTCCAAATTCAGCCTTCTGGTGTGATTTCAAAATGGGATGTAAAATTTCAGAGAGAAACTGACAGGATTAAGATGATGTTCATCACACAACTGTGAAATGGCAAGAGAAGGATaggcacatatttgtgttgctgttgctttgcagacagcccagaggtgggatccagcaggttctcacaggttcccgagagtaggttactaattatttgtgtgtgccgagagggggttactaattggggattttgccatgtgatttttgccttagtcacgcccctcctctcagcagtagtgcgcagaagtttatgtagtctaatctggaggtgcaacggtttgattcccagctctgcacgcCTGAGCGATCAGAGGCTATCTGAAATTCAGATTAGGACCTGTGCTGTGGCTgagtccttgccgcagccccgcccaggaatgcccaacccctggaatgcccagccacgccccgtcatgccctgcccagccctattggcactacgccacagtttgaatcccaccaccatgggaacctgttactaaaatttttggatcccaccactgagacagccccctcaaaacaaaactgtacagttgtgtgctgttaccacctgtactcagaggtgggatccagcagacgCGGGGGTGTCGCcttgagtaggttactaattatttgcctgcaggagagaaaggggggatataaatccaaactcttcctcttcttcttcttgctgttgcTTTGCAGAcagcctcctctcagcagtagcgcgcagaacttgaagcagtctagcaggaggtgcaccggtgtgcgtggcagcctgcgcctgcgtgcattcctttcccgcccaaggaccggcgcagcagctgcatccttgccacagccccgcccaggaatgccccacccccagaatgcccagccatgcccccatcgtgccccgcccagccccattggcgctacgccacagtttgaatcccaccaccatgggaacctgttactaaaatttttggatcccaccactgcctgtactgCACACTGTGAATTAGTATCCTCATAGGTGTACTGGGCTGTGGCTTCCTGGgctgtgagaggcatgctgggcTGTGGTGGTACCAGAGATGGCCAAGACTGGAGCTGCATAAAGCCCCCATGTAGCTTCCTGCTCCCCTAACACTCATGGCTTCCACactgcacaaatataacatctttaggatattttaaaatctgctttggcGAAGGACACTACACAGCTCttccccccaaaatgagttcagcctgtcacatttctctcaatatgggtttttcaaagatcactAAATTAGCGATGTTTTCCCTCCCAATCCGGGTtgaggatgattcctgcctgctgagtgaacaccgGGAGGTaggaaacgctttatttctcctgcccaaacctctcacTTTTGTCTCTGCCGCTCcatccgccattttgtgtgctgcagcagattctccgcgAAGATTCTGCGTggagtttcctctgtttgcagctcatctgtttgccaTTTTGGTGGAATTTCTCCTGTATTCATATAGTAAAACTTGCTGTTTCGTTTCCAGTACAACTCTGAGTTGACCAATGTGTTCTCCAGTTTTTATCAGgcaaaagaaaaatttaaaaaagaaatgaagatgGAAGGATTGCTGTACAGTGACTTACCTGTCCTCGCTTCTGATGTCCCGTATTTTCcgccagaagaagaggaagaggatctGGAGGAAGGAATTCATCTGGTCATCTGTGTCCATGGGCTGGATGGTAAGGCCAGAGGGAGTCTTGAATAACTGGGCTTTCTTAatttgggttttttgcaaaggTCAGTCGGGAACTATGTGCTTGGGGAAGGGGATCCAGTCGCACAGAACGTACATCAAAGTTCTGAGATGCTGTCAAAGTCCATGATGTTTTGTTCGCAAAGATTTACTTGCATTATTCACAGAAGCTGATGAGTAGGCTTGCTAACATCCAAGTGGGGTGAGAAGATCTTCCAGATCTCCCACTGCGACGGTCACTTCAaggttggattactgcaactcgctgtacgcgggccttcccttacgactgatctggaagttaaagctggtccagaatgtggcagcttggcttttgacaggtggtggttattgcCGACCGCCTCGCCTATTCTGCTTCACTGCCCCTtaactggcttccagtggagttccggatcgttttcaaggtgttggtactgacctttaaggccttatgcggcatggggccctcataccctcGGACATGCCTGCATCACcgcttatgtcccacataggtgctgcgttcggcggcggcagaattgctggagacccctggccctgcaGCGATGCGGTTGGCcttgacccgggccagggcctttacggctctggcccctgcctggtggaatgctctacctcaaAACAGGCCCTGCAAAGGACGTTCCtgggttctgcagggcctgtaagatggagctgtccATCGGGCTttgagaggctggccgcggttctaccgccccccactgaggctgcctgtgtttccatcctggctgggccctgattccatcttgggccctgccttccccctccctctctggcctttagatcgggcgcctgtttttaacaacttctgttgttttaatttgtatttattgacagtaattgctgctatcaggttttaatggggttaagctacatttttgtatttatttgctgtcactgagaacagctatattgtgagccgcctcgagccctttgggggtgaggcggcctataaatctaacaaataaataaataaataaaattttaaagtcTCGAACTATTGATAGACGCGGTGATGcttaaattgcaacccaagcccaCTTGGTATGTAGAAGTGCCAACCGGCAATTTagcaacctgaatgctgaggttttagtttagaagaaaaaaaGGCCGGTTGAaaccctcttcctccgcccccaccGGCTCGAGCAGGGCGgctgctctagcctccaacaaGTCTCCGCGCTGCTCTCTGTGCCTCTCAAGGCATCTCTACCTCCTCTGCACCAccgccccccctcaggcagcaaccaccgggcacagacaccaggcccatCGTAAGTCCTCCTGCTCGCGGTGGTAAATGTCGAGCTCAATTACTGGGCTAGCCTGATGTattgtgtgggggtgtgtgtgattctccacccccacataatgaaatctgtgtgtgcgtgcccacatagagggctccgagtgccacctctggcacccatgccataggttcgccatcactgtcctaagagaTCAATTCTACTGGAGGAAGGGGgctctttggagggtgaactctatggtactgtactccactgaagtcctgcccctcccccaatcctgcTGTCCCCATGCTGCACCACcaaatccaggaatttctcagcccagTACTGGCAAACTATCTATAACTGTCCCCAAAAATAAATGGTTCACAATGTgtatgtagaatcatagaatcccaGCTGCCTCCTCCTGAgctgcccccctgcctccctgcaggccacctcctccGCAGGAGGGCAGAAGCTAGCCTGTAGGGAGGTAGGAGGGCAGGGCACTGCAGTAGGTGGCCCAGGAGCTGTCCTGCCACTGTGGcacctgtctgagccacccctgTCCCAAGCCTTGTCCTCGGGGGCcttggaagggaaggaggtgtctcagatgggcactgcagcagcaggccagctcctagcaacaggctggctctgtctttcGGCACCTTCCCTGCACCtccccagctcttctgagctgggttgttgtgtgggaggagggggtgggggtgattttaccCCCCCCCTGCCATTGCACCTGGGTCATTGCCCCTCTGTCCCtggggtggtacgccactgcctaaAGATGGATAGTTGGGTGGATGACATGTTTCTCTATGGAATCAGGGGCTTATGACgcaatgtgttgttttttaaggtAACAGTGCAGATCTCCGGCTGGTCAAAACATTTATCGAACTGGGCCTTCCGGGTGGAAAGCTTGACTTCCTGATGTCTGAACGGAACCAGGTATTTCAGTCgtatgcatccccccccccccagcccgctCTGTGAATCACAGACTTGACTAACATTATGTTGATAACATTGCAAACTGTCAATCGCAAACTGATGTATGTGAGTGAAGGGGAGGACTCACATATAGCAAGGAACTCCGTGAAGCCTTATATCCTGTGTAGGTCCTGTGAGGCTAATTCAGGCAGAGAACTTGCAagacaaattaattttaaaatgaaatttctttCTCTAAAACCCTACCACCATTCAGAACAATTAACAATCTAAACAAGCCTTGAATGGCTAATGGTACTGTCATTAACAGAATCTGGCAATATTCAGTAGCAAAATAGGGCGCGCCGAACCTGCACCGGaatgtgcactttcaatccacttccacaattgtttgcaagtggattgtgctattctgcacagtaaaatccagctgcaaacggcatcgaaagtggattgatagtgcattattcttcacgtGCGAAAGTGCCTTTAAACAATCAGAAATAAGCTGTTATACTGTGTTAAACTTAACATCATAAACAATATGTACACAGGTATTTagtgtgtgataatttacacaaagattccTAAACCAAATGACCCCTCTACAAAGGGCTAATAGCAACAAATTAACATGGACAATATGCacatgggtgttgtgggttttccgggttgtatggccatgttccagtagcattttttcctgatgtttaacctgcgtctgttgctggcatcttcagaggatcatctctaccaataatcctctgaagatgccagccacagatgaaggcaaagtgtcaagagaaaatgctactggaacatgaccatgcaatctggaaaacccacaacaacctagcaattccggctgtgaaagcttccGAGAAAACAACATGCACATGGGTTGTCATTCcctggttgttgaatgacttcgtGAAACCTTCACAGTGGCACATTATCTTCTAATCTTCCAAAAAATCCTTTTCTAAAAAGGCTATCAAAAATCCTTAAGGTTCTTTTATTCACTactgtataagaagaagaagaagaagagtttggatatatatcccccctttctctcctgtaggagactcaaaggggcttacaatctccttgccccctcacaacaaacaccctgtgaggtgggtggggctgagagagctccgagaagctgtgactagcccaaggtcacccagctggcgtgtgtgggagtgcacaggctaatctgaattccccagataagcctccacagctcaggtggcagagctgggaatcaaacccagttcctccagattagatacataaactcttaacctcctatgccactgctgacttCCCAGGATAGGGACTCTGGCCTGATACCTCACTCTGGTCTCAATACCTTCTAATGAAAGAAAGCCCACTGAGAAGAAAGCAGCCAAGAGTTATGTAGATAACCATGAAACTTCCCACAGTTTCTCTGAGTCCAATAAATTAAATGTGGAAGGAGCCATAGCTCAGCagtagtaagtaaataaatgtttattctgTGTAGCCATTGGCTATCATCACAGATGGATAGGCTTAGCAATAGTGCATCTGCTAAGTACATAGAGAATTCCAGGTTCTATCCACGATTCTTTCTCTTGTAATAGATTCTGATTGCTGGTGGCCACTCTGAAAGCCAATCCGGTccaaaaagcaggataaaaataaaaggaatgcCATATAGCAAACAATGGCTCCACTATGTACTTTTTGATTAAGTGGCTTTTTTTCCATTGCTAAATAACATGTGAGATTTCAGATAGCCAGCTTTGGAGAAAGCCATTAATTATCTGTGCAGACAAAACAAACAGAGAGGAGCCTATATTTAGTTTACGAGCAAGTTTAGTGGAAGGCAATATTGCAAATTGGATATGCTCTGTGTTTTCCTTTGGAAAGAGCTGCAATTAACAAGATGGATTTCGTCACAAAAACATTAATTGCTGGATATGTTTTCCTCAGATTTCTGTCCCAGCATTTGATGATTATTTCCCTGGCATCTCATTTGCGTTCAGTTTGATTCACAGTctgttggagtgtggaaaagcacAGTTCCCAATGAGAAGTATTTGTCTCCCTGATGCCTCTTTCATCCTCCCCTTCCTGTTCGTCACAAATTGcatcattatctatctatctatctatctatctatctatctatctatctatctatctatctatctatctatctatctatctatctatctatctatctatctatctatctatctatctatctatctatctatctatctatctatcatctatctatctatctatctatctatctatctatctatctatctatctatctatctatctatctatctatctatctatctatctatctatcatctatctatctatctatctatctatcatctatctatctatttaatttttagaccgccctccccagtaggctcagggcggtgtacatcataattaagagtttgagaagaagaagagtttggatttatatcccccctttctctcctgcaggagactcaaaggggctgacaatctccttgcccttccccctcacaacaaacaccttgtgaggtaggtggggctgagagagctccaagaagctgtgactagcccaaggtcacccagctggcatgtgtgggagtgtacaggctaatctgaattctccagataagcctccgcagctcaggcggcagagctgggaatcaaacccggttcctccagattagatacatgagctcttaacctcctatgccactgctgctcctaaaacataaaatataaaataaaatataaaacagtagttcaagctgtaatttaaaacaatcaatatggcgacagttccctccccccaacctcagccacagggggcctggatgacatgagggtctgatggctatcccAACTGGccaaaagcttggccaaaactaaCAAGTTGTGTGAATGCTTCACTGCCGCTTATTAAGTAGTAGTTCGTGATCCAGTGCAACACAACATTTTCTTATAATGATGTAATTTGGTGGTAGCTTCCTTACAGTCAACATTCACCAGTAATGTATGCTAATTGCAGCAGTCCAATATATGGAAATGAATTGCACAATTCTctaaaaaccaaccaaccaaccaaccaaccaaccaaccaaccaaccaaccaaccaaccaaccaacc
The window above is part of the Sphaerodactylus townsendi isolate TG3544 linkage group LG09, MPM_Stown_v2.3, whole genome shotgun sequence genome. Proteins encoded here:
- the LOC125439478 gene encoding protein FAM135B-like, with product MNLLFLFLEDLAVEETLFQLSAELQSLNNPEKIAEQISKDLTCLCSHLVALWTQFLEVVTLYPDVTAYLVQEHHTLRVRRFSEAFFYTEQQKLSGLTFQESLIQHHSQVSSEVRTSEYLTSMPPLPVECLDIDGDWSTLPVIFEDRYVDFPYKVQGLDILSTYVVSAVDNLQVDLANTNELPSSSDHTELAKEVFPEDTPFIIHTDRINRKSMYTCRYPEKDSSVAEGFKDHNTTQVYGINGDGRTPGNLSAPVSNVISGMQSDLLKTTTVGLRTPMEFLENDKHTTGETPLNVNLSDNGVLAEEPALVMTALYNGGPCVPHTLLEGSESSWSTKHGGSPVPSDNLPLNEQMGLEKAVDDPGGEAIEPALSTLDINIHVDSLNQTEDGEEADSLQKEPRGRLCEEFTLTLGAIKRSSSLISDSGIESEPSSVAWSDVRSKASGLPSDQETLHQLVRRHAVHRNSLEGGHTESNTSLPSGIQASLTSISSLPYEEEEREVELNKLTKSISAPQISSPEESVEDKDISKCAENPSDLTEGPCVEIRCATTLTGSIPDCQGDRESNGSYMPTTVDLEENGRHSHSSKDVDGFPEMDHRLEGGRELDVLKQNLDGTVHLSGFGEERNVYVGHSLYAAESFSHDEDQTLDFCYPIPSSSEGVPQDVSSKDSCGSPVTGNKTATCDLETPTFQEIELDNRPGSEPHCAEPEKGVLRTGASGTGCHAVVPEALVLESKKAVEVTNLSVSCTATCLPFSSILKDSPPMAGFSSKQTTSPITHQPVGSFGVVSCESRDADEETNERMLSFYQAKEKFKKEMKMEGLLYSDLPVLASDVPYFPPEEEEEDLEEGIHLVICVHGLDGNSADLRLVKTFIELGLPGGKLDFLMSERNQTDTFADFDTMTDRLLDEIIQHIQLYNLSISRISFIGHSLGNVIIRSVLTRPRFRYYLNKLHTFLSLSGPHLGTLYNNSTLVSTGLWLMQKLKKSGSLLQLTFRDNADLRKCFLYQLSQKTGLQYFKNVVLVASPQDRYVPFHSARIEMCRAALKDKHTGPVYAEMINNLLQPVVGAKDCTLIRHDVFHALPNTANTLIGRAAHIAVLDSELFLEKFFLVAGLNYFK